In Fodinibius saliphilus, a genomic segment contains:
- the rplI gene encoding 50S ribosomal protein L9, with translation MKLILREDVNKLGDAGDIVEVKAGYGRNYLIPQGKAIMATDGALKQVETMKEQAERRAEVTVENAQELAERLETTSVTIPVAVGEDERIHGSVTNQDVADALEERDINVDKRKIELDQDIKTLGEYTATVTLISEIKAQIKVWVVKK, from the coding sequence ATGAAGTTAATTTTAAGAGAAGATGTTAATAAGCTCGGTGATGCCGGCGACATCGTAGAAGTAAAAGCCGGATACGGCCGCAACTACTTGATACCCCAAGGAAAGGCAATTATGGCCACCGACGGTGCTCTCAAGCAGGTTGAAACAATGAAAGAACAAGCAGAACGTCGTGCTGAAGTTACAGTAGAAAATGCTCAGGAATTGGCAGAGCGTCTGGAAACTACTTCGGTAACAATTCCTGTTGCTGTAGGAGAAGATGAACGGATTCACGGTTCAGTAACCAATCAAGACGTTGCAGATGCACTGGAAGAACGAGATATTAACGTCGATAAGCGTAAGATTGAACTAGACCAAGACATCAAAACATTAGGTGAATACACCGCCACTGTTACTTTAATTAGTGAGATTAAAGCACAGATTAAAGTTTGGGTGGTTAAAAAATAA
- a CDS encoding 4a-hydroxytetrahydrobiopterin dehydratase, producing MAEPLSDDKIADELGGLSDWEHANDKISKEFGFDNFRDAIAFINRIAFEAEEQVHHPEIFNVYNTVNISLSTHDAGGKVTEKDITLAKTIESLYN from the coding sequence ATGGCTGAACCACTTTCTGACGACAAGATTGCAGATGAACTTGGAGGTCTCTCTGATTGGGAACATGCGAATGATAAGATCAGCAAGGAGTTTGGTTTTGATAATTTTCGTGATGCGATAGCTTTTATTAATCGTATCGCCTTTGAAGCTGAAGAACAGGTTCATCACCCAGAAATCTTTAATGTTTATAATACGGTTAACATCTCGCTGAGTACACATGATGCCGGCGGAAAAGTTACCGAAAAAGATATTACGCTCGCAAAAACCATCGAGTCACTGTATAACTAA
- a CDS encoding NADH-quinone oxidoreductase subunit N: MDYLHDINAFLPGIIVGVAGLIGIVIDSYKDDHDAIYGLSVVSLLAALVLSVIDMFEPAGIAFSGMITYGGVTAFGNAVILFGSLFCVLISREYLSAIDHDFGEVYAMVLFATTGMVALASANDLVMIFIGVETMSICLYVLAGIFKQRKTGAEASLKYFLLGAFSTGFLLYGMALLYGATGSLSLPAIAEAASTDLLFVAGAALLLTGFFFKISAVPFHMWTPDVYQGTPTTLTAYMATASKSASFIALMIILSKMIPAETAEWGEVIEVIAILTMILGNLIALVQDNIKRMLAYSSIAHAGYLLVGLAAGTTAGYSAVLFYLLAYTIMNVGAFGVVAYYERQQGLDFTDVNNYAGLGFKRPLMGVLLSFFLFSLAGIPPFVGFIGKYMVFAAAIDAGYIALAIIGVLASAASVYYYLRPMVYMYFREPHKDVPLVQSGLLFRSTLIVLAVLTVYFGIAFGDLHNLITSYYTNDWVALIGG; the protein is encoded by the coding sequence ATGGATTACTTACACGATATAAACGCTTTTTTACCCGGCATCATTGTTGGTGTTGCCGGACTTATCGGAATTGTCATTGATTCTTATAAAGATGATCATGATGCCATTTACGGTCTTTCCGTAGTGTCATTATTGGCCGCACTGGTATTGTCAGTAATTGATATGTTCGAACCTGCTGGTATCGCTTTTTCCGGCATGATAACGTATGGCGGTGTTACTGCTTTTGGTAATGCTGTTATTCTTTTTGGTTCTCTGTTTTGTGTATTGATATCCAGAGAATACTTAAGTGCCATAGACCACGATTTTGGTGAAGTGTATGCGATGGTACTTTTTGCTACAACGGGAATGGTCGCTTTGGCCAGTGCCAACGATCTTGTCATGATCTTTATAGGGGTAGAAACAATGTCTATTTGCCTGTATGTGCTTGCAGGAATATTTAAGCAGCGAAAAACCGGAGCCGAGGCGTCACTAAAATATTTTCTACTGGGAGCATTTTCTACGGGTTTCTTACTTTATGGAATGGCTCTTTTGTATGGTGCTACAGGCTCACTATCGCTACCTGCTATCGCTGAAGCAGCCAGTACCGATCTTTTATTTGTAGCCGGGGCGGCGTTACTGCTAACTGGATTTTTCTTTAAGATTTCTGCTGTACCTTTCCATATGTGGACGCCCGATGTTTATCAGGGGACACCGACTACACTCACGGCTTATATGGCCACAGCTTCAAAGTCAGCCTCTTTTATTGCACTCATGATCATCCTTTCCAAGATGATTCCGGCAGAAACAGCAGAGTGGGGAGAAGTAATTGAAGTTATTGCTATTCTTACGATGATATTAGGCAATCTTATTGCCCTTGTCCAAGACAATATCAAAAGAATGCTCGCTTATTCCAGTATAGCTCATGCCGGTTACTTATTGGTAGGATTGGCTGCAGGTACTACCGCAGGTTATAGTGCGGTGCTCTTTTACTTGTTAGCTTATACCATCATGAACGTTGGTGCTTTTGGTGTAGTAGCATATTATGAACGTCAACAAGGACTCGACTTTACTGATGTAAACAACTATGCCGGACTTGGTTTTAAACGCCCGCTTATGGGAGTGTTGCTTTCCTTTTTCCTATTCTCATTAGCCGGCATACCGCCATTTGTAGGGTTTATTGGAAAATACATGGTTTTTGCTGCGGCTATTGACGCAGGATATATAGCACTGGCTATTATTGGTGTACTTGCAAGTGCTGCAAGTGTGTACTACTATCTGCGTCCTATGGTTTATATGTATTTCCGTGAGCCTCATAAAGATGTACCTCTTGTACAGTCAGGATTATTATTCCGTTCTACATTGATTGTGCTCGCCGTTTTAACGGTGTATTTTGGCATTGCATTTGGTGATTTGCATAATCTTATTACTTCCTATTATACCAACGATTGGGTTGCATTAATTGGTGGCTAA
- a CDS encoding biopolymer transporter ExbD, translating to MFGRDREREDPEVGGAGMADIAFLLLIFFLLVTTIDVDTGIGLQLPPAPEEEQEPPPIKKRNMMKILVNEQGQVLMGTEETEPTPVTQVKQKLKDFVTNRGQDPSLSDSPDKAIVSIKTQRATPYNVYINMLDEVMGAYAELRNQASQSNYGVPYKRLDEGSEKQKKIQDMYPKKISIAEPNQ from the coding sequence ATGTTTGGAAGAGATAGAGAACGAGAAGACCCGGAAGTCGGTGGTGCGGGAATGGCAGATATTGCCTTCCTGTTACTTATCTTCTTCCTGCTTGTAACAACTATTGATGTTGATACGGGTATTGGTTTACAGTTACCTCCGGCTCCTGAAGAAGAACAGGAACCCCCACCAATTAAAAAGAGAAACATGATGAAAATCCTTGTGAACGAGCAAGGGCAAGTATTGATGGGGACAGAGGAAACAGAACCAACGCCTGTTACACAGGTCAAGCAGAAATTGAAGGATTTTGTAACCAACAGGGGACAAGATCCTAGTTTATCGGATTCACCCGATAAAGCAATTGTATCGATTAAAACACAACGGGCAACGCCCTACAATGTTTATATCAATATGCTTGATGAAGTGATGGGCGCTTATGCCGAGCTTCGAAACCAAGCTTCACAGTCTAATTATGGGGTTCCATATAAAAGGCTGGATGAAGGCAGTGAGAAGCAGAAAAAGATACAAGACATGTATCCTAAGAAAATTTCAATCGCAGAGCCCAATCAATAA
- a CDS encoding protein-disulfide reductase DsbD family protein, with protein sequence MKNSISKIMGIIVMVLSPFFVQGQMLDPVSYSVTDAPETVKAGEVFDLTIKASIDGKWHLYSVANDPDAGPYPTQFSSANKKMAVAGTVTESEPVIEMDPNFNTELGWHTSKATFTVPVAFREDVSGSAMIDLEVLYQVCDDKVCLPPKTKSITHSITIEGVSDKPYQDFEQAGTEDQGEESLTATGSSSKSDGSIGSSTASSSGLGSSGVFSFLWIALTAGFAALLTPCVFPMIPLTVSFFSKQKEGEGGSGKAVWQALGFGLAIVLTFTILGALLALILGASGANQFAANPWVNLFIAFVLVVFAVSLLGAFELRLPHQLTNWLNQKSNESSGLIGILFMALTISAVSFSCTAPFVGGVLAATTGGEWFYPIIGMAGFSAAFASPFVIFALFPRWLESLPQSGSWMNIVKVLLGFIELAAAIKFLSNADLVWEWGLVSRPFAIAAWIAIFLLAGLYVLGMYSINHDTKPKQIGTGRLMLAMPFILFSFYLIPGLMGASLGIWDAWLPPKQATDVSVVRSFAQVGGGSANSSESEMWSSNYEESREKAVKENKPLFIDFTGYTCTNCRAMETNVFPRESIKKRFAKMQQVRLYTDDGSEGPANQRFQFELTGTVALPTYVVLDPENETILEQLIGYADKDEFQQFLDAGLQQYGKRNSGFQTGIN encoded by the coding sequence ATGAAAAATTCGATTAGTAAGATAATGGGGATCATCGTAATGGTGTTATCCCCATTTTTTGTTCAAGGACAGATGTTAGATCCTGTCTCATATTCGGTAACAGATGCTCCTGAAACAGTGAAGGCGGGGGAGGTGTTTGACCTGACCATTAAAGCTTCTATTGATGGAAAGTGGCACCTCTACTCTGTAGCCAATGACCCTGACGCAGGGCCCTATCCCACCCAGTTTTCTTCCGCCAACAAAAAGATGGCTGTAGCCGGGACTGTTACAGAATCGGAACCAGTAATAGAAATGGACCCGAACTTTAATACCGAGCTGGGATGGCACACAAGTAAGGCTACCTTTACTGTTCCAGTAGCATTTCGAGAAGATGTTTCCGGTTCGGCAATGATCGATCTTGAAGTTCTTTATCAGGTTTGTGATGATAAGGTCTGCCTGCCTCCTAAAACAAAATCTATTACCCATTCAATAACTATTGAAGGGGTTTCTGATAAACCATACCAGGATTTTGAACAAGCAGGAACGGAAGATCAAGGCGAAGAATCTTTAACAGCTACAGGTTCTTCCTCCAAAAGCGATGGATCAATAGGTAGTAGTACTGCTTCAAGCAGTGGGTTAGGAAGTAGTGGTGTGTTTTCATTTCTTTGGATCGCATTAACAGCCGGTTTTGCAGCACTTTTAACTCCTTGTGTGTTTCCAATGATCCCATTAACGGTTTCTTTCTTTTCGAAACAGAAAGAAGGAGAGGGGGGGAGTGGGAAGGCAGTATGGCAGGCTCTTGGCTTTGGACTAGCTATTGTTCTGACCTTTACTATTTTGGGGGCTTTATTAGCTTTGATTTTAGGGGCTTCAGGGGCTAACCAGTTTGCTGCAAACCCGTGGGTTAATCTCTTTATTGCATTCGTATTGGTAGTTTTTGCTGTCAGTTTGTTGGGAGCCTTTGAATTACGCCTTCCTCACCAATTGACCAATTGGCTAAACCAAAAAAGTAATGAAAGTTCAGGGCTTATTGGAATTCTCTTTATGGCATTAACTATTAGTGCCGTGTCATTTTCATGTACAGCACCTTTTGTAGGGGGAGTATTAGCTGCTACTACGGGAGGAGAGTGGTTTTATCCCATTATAGGTATGGCGGGCTTCTCGGCGGCATTTGCGAGTCCCTTCGTTATTTTTGCACTCTTTCCCCGATGGCTGGAATCGTTACCCCAGAGTGGATCGTGGATGAATATTGTAAAAGTTCTTTTAGGTTTCATAGAGTTAGCTGCAGCAATTAAGTTTTTATCCAATGCTGACTTAGTTTGGGAGTGGGGGTTGGTTTCACGACCATTTGCTATTGCAGCATGGATTGCTATTTTCCTATTAGCAGGATTATATGTTCTCGGAATGTATTCTATTAATCACGATACCAAACCGAAACAGATCGGAACCGGGCGCCTGATGTTGGCTATGCCTTTTATATTATTCAGCTTTTATTTGATCCCCGGATTGATGGGGGCATCCCTGGGTATCTGGGATGCTTGGTTACCTCCAAAACAAGCAACAGATGTGAGTGTAGTACGTTCTTTCGCACAGGTTGGAGGCGGTTCTGCCAATTCTTCGGAATCTGAAATGTGGTCGAGTAACTATGAAGAATCACGTGAAAAGGCAGTTAAAGAAAATAAACCTTTATTCATTGACTTTACAGGCTATACTTGCACCAATTGCCGGGCAATGGAAACCAATGTGTTTCCTCGAGAATCAATAAAAAAACGATTTGCAAAAATGCAGCAGGTGCGTTTATATACGGATGATGGATCTGAAGGACCAGCGAATCAACGATTTCAGTTTGAACTTACAGGTACAGTTGCATTACCTACGTATGTGGTTTTGGACCCAGAAAATGAAACAATTCTGGAACAGCTAATAGGTTATGCTGATAAAGATGAGTTTCAGCAATTTCTAGATGCTGGACTGCAACAGTACGGGAAAAGAAATAGTGGGTTTCAAACCGGAATTAATTAA
- the rpsR gene encoding 30S ribosomal protein S18 has product MIKNPSHPKKGHIKTRECKFSKAGIEYIDYKNTDLLQRFMNDQGKILPRRVTGTSAKYQRQLSRAIKRARFLGLIPYVADNLR; this is encoded by the coding sequence ATGATTAAGAATCCATCACACCCAAAGAAAGGGCATATTAAGACCCGTGAGTGCAAGTTTTCGAAAGCGGGCATTGAATATATCGACTATAAAAACACTGATTTGCTACAGCGTTTTATGAATGATCAGGGAAAGATTCTTCCCCGTCGTGTAACCGGAACGAGTGCTAAATATCAGCGCCAGTTGTCGCGAGCTATTAAGCGAGCACGATTCCTCGGTTTGATTCCATATGTAGCAGATAACCTTCGATAA
- a CDS encoding ECF-type sigma factor, with protein MKVANKNHFLAIAARCMRQILVDHARKNRQKKGEPTTGILRSSMSC; from the coding sequence CTGAAAGTAGCCAATAAAAATCACTTTTTGGCTATCGCCGCGCGTTGCATGCGACAAATACTTGTTGACCATGCCCGTAAAAACAGGCAGAAAAAAGGGGAGCCGACAACCGGGATATTACGTTCATCGATGAGCTGTTAA
- the thiL gene encoding thiamine-phosphate kinase, giving the protein MKDDSFRTIQSLGRTELIDELMEYADFEHPSVKMGYGDDAAVLHGESEYKLTTSETFLEGVNFDLTYVPLHHLGYKIATAAVSDIYAMNGTPEVVLVDLAVPNKLSVDMLKEIYRGIGAASKEYEFQIVGGDLTASHNILSTSVSCYGSVSKENIIYRKGAQVGDAICVTGDLGGAIAGLRILMREKKFWQEQEEQTSFQPDLDDYEYVVKRQLVPAARNDFIEKINELDMKPTSMIDITQGLVNELQHLTAASDIGAYVYQAAFPIALDTRTVADEMREEVDRYALYGGEDYELMFTLPEEKVEDLAEEFQDFVVIGKITEKEEGLCMQQAEGGVVTFGEENESDS; this is encoded by the coding sequence ATGAAAGACGACTCATTTAGAACAATACAATCATTAGGACGAACCGAACTCATTGATGAACTGATGGAGTATGCTGACTTTGAACATCCGTCGGTAAAAATGGGATATGGCGATGATGCTGCCGTATTGCACGGGGAATCTGAATATAAACTTACTACTTCTGAGACTTTTTTGGAGGGCGTTAATTTTGACTTAACCTATGTGCCTCTTCATCACTTAGGGTATAAGATTGCTACAGCAGCAGTAAGTGATATCTATGCTATGAATGGTACTCCTGAAGTAGTTCTTGTAGATCTGGCTGTACCAAATAAGCTATCTGTTGATATGCTTAAAGAGATCTATCGAGGTATTGGTGCGGCATCAAAAGAATACGAATTTCAAATAGTGGGTGGAGACCTTACAGCATCACATAACATACTGTCTACAAGTGTTAGCTGTTATGGCTCTGTATCGAAAGAAAATATTATTTATCGCAAAGGCGCACAGGTAGGCGATGCGATCTGTGTTACCGGAGATCTTGGCGGTGCAATTGCCGGCCTGCGCATATTGATGCGGGAAAAAAAGTTTTGGCAAGAACAGGAAGAACAAACATCTTTTCAGCCTGATCTGGATGACTATGAATACGTTGTTAAACGACAGCTTGTACCGGCTGCCCGAAACGACTTCATAGAAAAGATTAATGAATTGGATATGAAACCTACTTCCATGATTGATATTACGCAAGGATTGGTGAATGAATTACAGCATCTTACTGCTGCTTCCGATATCGGTGCATATGTTTATCAGGCCGCTTTTCCTATTGCATTAGATACTAGAACTGTTGCCGATGAAATGCGAGAAGAGGTTGATCGTTATGCTTTGTATGGTGGAGAAGACTATGAGCTGATGTTTACCCTTCCTGAAGAAAAAGTAGAGGATTTAGCTGAGGAGTTTCAGGACTTTGTTGTTATTGGTAAAATTACTGAAAAAGAAGAAGGGCTGTGTATGCAACAGGCTGAAGGCGGCGTAGTAACATTTGGAGAAGAGAATGAGTCAGACTCATAA
- a CDS encoding ECF-type sigma factor, with translation MADSSQITQLLNDIEEGSEETYNELFPLVYQKLKQLAYSNLQDERDDITYTKTALVHEMKYI, from the coding sequence ATGGCAGACTCCTCTCAAATAACTCAGCTTTTAAATGACATTGAAGAAGGTTCTGAAGAAACATATAACGAACTTTTTCCCCTAGTCTACCAGAAGCTCAAGCAGCTGGCTTATTCTAACTTACAAGATGAAAGAGACGATATTACTTATACCAAGACTGCTCTTGTTCATGAAATGAAGTATATCTAA
- a CDS encoding protein kinase domain-containing protein — MLTLGYGAPEQFSNEAITTVTDTYTLGILLYELLTDKHPFNIKDKKPSRIENLILRKSPETPSKNIQKLSKDERTEIASLRDTTPLSLIQTLTGDLDALVMESMAQRIQGSVSFG; from the coding sequence ATGCTTACCCTGGGTTATGGTGCCCCGGAACAGTTTAGTAATGAAGCAATTACTACAGTAACTGATACTTATACTCTGGGGATACTTCTATATGAGCTGCTAACCGACAAGCATCCTTTCAATATCAAAGATAAAAAGCCATCGCGGATTGAGAATTTAATTCTCAGAAAATCTCCTGAAACCCCATCAAAAAATATTCAAAAACTAAGCAAAGATGAACGAACAGAGATTGCATCACTCAGAGATACGACACCTTTATCTTTGATTCAAACGCTTACAGGAGATCTTGACGCCTTGGTAATGGAAAGCATGGCGCAAAGAATTCAAGGATCGGTATCCTTCGGTTGA
- a CDS encoding MotA/TolQ/ExbB proton channel family protein, which yields MTTSITLFFLQAGVDQGFFNLLVEKFNEGNEGGFMWPVLVALILGLAIFLERIITLNLADIDTRKFIVDVQEALQEGGVSAAKELCAETRGPVASVFQAGLMRVDEGIEAAEKAISAYGSIEMSFLERGLVWLSLFIAIAPLLGFLGTVVGMIQAFDAIEEAGDISPTLVAGGIKVALLTTAGGLLAGIILQIGYNYCVSKIDRLISEMEESSITLIDSIVMLKEGEQIVDTSGEAEE from the coding sequence ATGACAACGTCTATAACTCTCTTCTTCCTTCAAGCAGGAGTGGACCAAGGATTTTTTAATTTACTAGTTGAAAAATTTAATGAAGGTAATGAGGGTGGTTTTATGTGGCCGGTCCTTGTCGCCTTGATTTTAGGTTTGGCCATTTTCCTGGAGCGTATTATCACCTTAAATCTAGCTGATATTGATACACGAAAGTTTATTGTTGATGTGCAAGAAGCTCTCCAAGAAGGTGGAGTTTCTGCTGCAAAAGAACTTTGTGCTGAAACACGAGGGCCTGTTGCTTCTGTATTCCAAGCGGGGTTGATGCGTGTTGACGAAGGTATCGAAGCTGCTGAAAAAGCAATATCCGCTTATGGCTCTATCGAAATGAGTTTCCTTGAGCGAGGTCTTGTTTGGCTATCTCTCTTTATTGCCATTGCACCGCTGCTTGGATTCCTCGGTACTGTAGTAGGAATGATTCAGGCTTTTGATGCAATTGAAGAAGCTGGTGATATTTCACCTACTCTTGTTGCCGGTGGTATTAAGGTAGCACTTTTGACAACTGCAGGTGGACTTCTCGCAGGTATTATTCTCCAGATTGGTTATAATTACTGTGTTTCTAAAATTGATCGTCTGATTTCTGAGATGGAAGAAAGTTCTATCACGCTTATTGACTCTATTGTTATGCTCAAAGAAGGTGAGCAGATTGTAGATACTTCTGGAGAAGCAGAAGAATAA
- a CDS encoding tetratricopeptide repeat protein, producing the protein MSAKELLTNSSNTITDDLQDRPDVYVKVLLAKGEVLKGIDAYQEAESNYRKALEWSSETTHPIENKVKTNVLLGDLYTDWNKGQQETVEFAQRAHNQLKNMESPPPALKASVIGLRAHVISSELKDYEKGNLYFEKADSIYKKAGLDQSYEYMNMLTGYGRTLLYVFNFTKSEQVLLKSNRIHRKTLDRPTLTVAENYKFLGWTNRKLGNFEQSNRYFRKSIALKQKLTGEETLQTAIPMYHLARNYTLSGEYEKSERLAKQVLQIYQKNLEPGNQYILQAKNYIGTAKYHLGNYSAAERSHKDIIKQSNQAMHKAGVKPNLALVYQHTDRLNEAITLLEESINVNEKYLDHQSRVVAVDMIKLAAIYRELDK; encoded by the coding sequence TTGTCGGCGAAAGAACTGCTCACTAATTCCAGTAATACCATCACCGATGATCTTCAAGATCGACCTGATGTTTATGTGAAAGTACTCTTAGCCAAAGGGGAAGTTTTAAAAGGCATTGATGCATACCAAGAAGCGGAATCTAACTATCGTAAAGCGTTAGAGTGGAGTTCTGAAACAACTCATCCAATTGAAAATAAAGTAAAAACCAATGTGCTCCTTGGGGATTTGTACACAGATTGGAATAAAGGCCAGCAGGAGACTGTGGAATTTGCTCAAAGGGCTCATAACCAACTGAAAAACATGGAATCCCCACCGCCTGCTTTGAAAGCTTCCGTTATAGGTCTCCGGGCTCATGTAATCTCTTCAGAATTGAAAGATTACGAAAAAGGTAATCTATATTTCGAAAAAGCGGATAGCATTTATAAAAAGGCAGGTTTAGATCAATCCTATGAATATATGAACATGCTCACCGGTTATGGCCGAACACTTCTCTATGTCTTCAATTTCACAAAGTCAGAGCAAGTACTGTTAAAGTCAAATCGAATACATCGAAAGACCTTGGATCGTCCCACCCTCACGGTAGCGGAAAATTACAAATTCTTGGGGTGGACAAATCGAAAGTTAGGTAATTTTGAACAATCAAACCGGTATTTCAGGAAATCGATTGCATTAAAACAAAAATTAACTGGTGAGGAAACACTACAAACCGCCATTCCGATGTATCACCTTGCTCGGAACTATACACTCTCCGGAGAGTACGAAAAGTCGGAACGTTTGGCCAAGCAAGTCTTGCAAATATATCAGAAAAACCTAGAGCCGGGTAATCAATATATTTTGCAAGCCAAAAATTATATAGGAACTGCAAAATACCATCTCGGAAATTATTCCGCAGCCGAACGGTCACACAAGGATATCATCAAACAGAGTAACCAAGCCATGCATAAAGCCGGAGTTAAGCCGAACTTAGCATTAGTCTATCAGCACACCGATCGCTTAAATGAGGCGATTACCTTGCTTGAGGAAAGTATCAACGTGAATGAGAAGTATTTGGATCATCAGAGTCGGGTTGTAGCCGTAGATATGATTAAATTAGCCGCCATTTACCGGGAGCTGGATAAATAG
- a CDS encoding protein kinase domain-containing protein, protein MDKRLQLFQTVCQAVKHAHRNAIIHRDLKPSNIYVTDSGTVKILDFGIAKLLVQRFRRCTFIKNAH, encoded by the coding sequence TTGGACAAGCGGCTACAGTTGTTTCAAACAGTATGTCAGGCTGTAAAACATGCACATAGAAATGCCATAATCCATCGTGATTTAAAACCCTCTAATATTTATGTCACCGACAGCGGCACCGTAAAAATACTTGATTTCGGTATTGCTAAACTTCTAGTACAAAGATTCCGGAGATGCACTTTTATTAAGAACGCGCACTAG
- a CDS encoding ExbD/TolR family protein: MGHFEKKSAKTSQDVPTSAMPDVVFMLLIFFMVTTVLREVTLQVKVDFTEAENIEKIEQKRLVSYIYVGPQKLSGNKLGPVKIQIDDSIIDDVSAVRNIMYDKLKEEPRLIVSLRVHDEAEFGKVTDIQEELREAGTLRVNYSTKQEQPGGG, encoded by the coding sequence ATGGGACATTTTGAGAAAAAGTCTGCCAAAACAAGTCAGGATGTACCTACATCCGCAATGCCTGATGTAGTATTTATGTTGCTCATCTTCTTTATGGTGACAACGGTACTTCGTGAGGTTACATTACAGGTAAAGGTAGACTTTACTGAAGCAGAAAACATTGAAAAAATTGAACAGAAACGACTTGTTAGCTACATCTATGTAGGACCGCAGAAGTTATCTGGAAATAAACTGGGACCAGTTAAAATCCAGATCGATGATTCGATTATCGATGACGTTTCTGCTGTTCGTAACATAATGTACGATAAGTTGAAAGAAGAACCGAGACTTATTGTGTCGCTACGTGTACACGATGAGGCTGAATTCGGTAAAGTAACCGATATTCAGGAAGAGCTCCGTGAAGCAGGTACCCTTCGGGTAAATTATTCTACGAAGCAGGAACAACCTGGCGGTGGCTAA
- the rpsF gene encoding 30S ribosomal protein S6, translating into MSRNYYELTYIISPVLEDDEYEGIVEKFTKFIRDNDGEIDEVDEWGIRKFEFEMDNKSSGYYVNAYFTAPGELIEKLERALRIDDHIMRYLTLKYDAKMLRHREMQRKNEVPPVFVEEQDEEENDED; encoded by the coding sequence ATGAGTAGAAACTATTACGAATTAACATATATAATAAGTCCCGTTCTAGAAGACGATGAGTATGAAGGTATCGTCGAAAAATTCACCAAGTTTATCAGAGATAATGATGGTGAGATTGATGAAGTTGATGAATGGGGAATCCGCAAGTTTGAGTTTGAAATGGATAATAAGTCCAGCGGCTATTACGTAAACGCTTATTTTACTGCGCCCGGAGAACTTATTGAGAAGTTAGAACGAGCACTTCGCATTGATGATCATATTATGCGTTATCTAACGTTGAAGTATGATGCTAAAATGTTGCGTCATCGTGAAATGCAGCGTAAAAATGAAGTACCTCCGGTCTTTGTCGAAGAGCAAGATGAAGAAGAAAACGACGAAGATTAA